One window of Aerococcus tenax genomic DNA carries:
- the pepV gene encoding dipeptidase PepV: protein MTINWQEEVAKVKDDYLNDLYTLLRIPSYREDDKATEEAPLGPGPKAALDAFLAMVDRDGFTSKNVANMAGRFEFGQGDEILGIIGHLDVVPVDDSWETDPFEPTLIDGKLYARGVSDDKGPMLAAYYALKIIRDLDLPVSKKVHFIVGTDEESEWKGLTRYLETEPLPDFGFSPDAEFPIINGEKGMYSTTLKFPALEGAIESFESGIRENMVPGDADAVIKGFDLEEVQAAAEEFQAKQPVSLTVEASADNKIHLHLHGRVSHGAFPEAGENAATYLALFLKNLSSDLEGNSYISFIANLLHQDFKGQKTGIDHHDEVMGDLSLNPGVFGAKDGQQFVTLNIRFPQGQSFEQLNKSFSQLGDQFGFAQETGTSNKVPHYVPGDDPLVETLLEVYEEHTGMEGHEVVIGGGTYGRLMERGVAFGAEFPDEVSTMHEPNEVQRVDRLLLTMAIYADAIYRLIK, encoded by the coding sequence ATGACGATTAATTGGCAAGAAGAAGTTGCAAAAGTAAAAGACGACTATCTTAATGATTTATATACTTTACTGAGAATTCCTAGCTACCGTGAAGACGATAAGGCTACGGAAGAAGCACCGCTAGGCCCTGGTCCTAAGGCAGCCCTAGACGCTTTCTTAGCCATGGTGGACCGTGACGGTTTTACCAGTAAGAATGTTGCCAACATGGCGGGGCGCTTTGAATTTGGTCAAGGCGATGAAATTTTAGGGATTATTGGCCACTTAGATGTGGTTCCTGTCGACGATTCTTGGGAAACTGATCCTTTTGAACCAACCCTCATTGATGGTAAACTCTATGCCCGCGGGGTAAGCGATGACAAGGGCCCAATGCTAGCAGCCTACTACGCCTTAAAAATTATCCGTGACTTAGATTTACCCGTATCGAAAAAAGTTCACTTTATTGTCGGAACGGATGAAGAAAGTGAATGGAAGGGCTTGACCCGTTACCTGGAAACCGAACCCCTACCTGACTTTGGTTTCTCACCAGATGCTGAGTTTCCAATTATCAATGGAGAAAAGGGGATGTATTCCACCACCTTGAAATTTCCTGCCTTAGAAGGGGCGATTGAATCCTTTGAATCTGGCATTCGGGAAAATATGGTCCCAGGGGATGCTGATGCGGTTATCAAGGGCTTTGACCTTGAAGAAGTCCAAGCCGCTGCTGAAGAATTCCAAGCTAAACAACCCGTTAGCTTGACGGTTGAGGCTAGTGCAGACAATAAGATCCACCTCCACCTACATGGTCGGGTATCACATGGGGCCTTCCCTGAAGCCGGAGAGAATGCAGCGACTTACCTGGCTTTATTCTTAAAGAACCTATCTAGTGATTTAGAAGGCAATTCCTATATTAGCTTCATTGCTAACCTCTTGCACCAAGACTTCAAGGGGCAAAAGACCGGGATTGACCACCATGATGAAGTGATGGGAGACTTATCCTTAAATCCAGGTGTCTTTGGTGCCAAGGATGGACAACAATTTGTGACCTTGAATATTCGCTTCCCTCAAGGGCAAAGTTTTGAACAATTGAATAAATCTTTTAGTCAATTAGGTGACCAATTTGGCTTTGCCCAAGAAACTGGGACTTCTAACAAAGTGCCTCACTATGTTCCTGGGGATGACCCACTTGTTGAAACCCTCTTAGAGGTTTATGAAGAACATACTGGTATGGAAGGCCACGAAGTTGTTATTGGCGGTGGAACCTACGGCCGTTTGATGGAACGGGGCGTTGCCTTTGGGGCTGAATTCCCAGATGAAGTGTCTACCATGCATGAGCCTAATGAAGTCCAACGCGTTGATCGCCTCCTCTTAACTATGGCCATTTATGCGGATGCGATTTACCGCTTGATCAAGTAA